A genome region from Brooklawnia propionicigenes includes the following:
- a CDS encoding substrate-binding periplasmic protein, producing MKLLRSCRIATAVALTALLTALSACTITTETPTSADSASVAGESALLTQIKSRGKIIIGSSNDAPFSYIDANTGELSGLDIAILTEINKRLGIPETEMKVIDFSNLLVELNNGNIDMVVDAMYVRDERLQVAAFSDKWYQEGEALVVPKDSPIQSKADLVGKSVGAQPGTAFFETAQAWHDAGQIGDLVSYDNQSNLMTAVNLHKVDAVVTDGIVAGYTLAQDSSLNLRLVTPYTPEAAGQIGSAVRFGDEDFLAEVNAALNDMKEDGTLLKILTDFGLSEDYFVGVEDGKTQNVK from the coding sequence ATGAAACTCCTCCGCTCCTGCCGCATTGCGACGGCGGTCGCTCTCACAGCCCTGCTGACCGCCTTGTCTGCCTGCACCATCACCACGGAGACCCCGACCTCCGCCGACAGCGCTTCGGTAGCCGGCGAGTCGGCCCTGCTGACCCAGATCAAGAGCCGCGGCAAGATCATCATCGGCTCTTCCAACGATGCACCGTTCTCCTACATCGACGCCAACACCGGCGAGCTGTCGGGTCTCGACATCGCCATCCTCACCGAGATCAACAAGCGGCTGGGGATCCCCGAGACCGAGATGAAGGTCATCGACTTCTCCAACCTGCTCGTCGAACTCAACAACGGCAATATCGATATGGTGGTGGACGCCATGTATGTCCGGGACGAGCGCCTTCAGGTCGCCGCGTTCAGCGACAAGTGGTACCAGGAAGGCGAAGCACTCGTTGTCCCCAAGGATTCGCCGATCCAGTCGAAGGCTGACCTCGTGGGCAAGTCGGTCGGCGCCCAGCCCGGGACCGCATTCTTCGAGACCGCGCAGGCCTGGCACGACGCGGGCCAGATCGGCGACCTGGTGTCCTACGACAACCAGTCCAACCTCATGACCGCCGTGAACCTGCACAAGGTGGATGCCGTGGTGACCGACGGTATCGTCGCCGGCTACACCCTCGCGCAGGACAGTTCACTCAACCTCCGCCTGGTGACTCCCTACACCCCGGAGGCCGCTGGCCAGATCGGCTCGGCCGTCCGCTTCGGGGACGAGGACTTCCTCGCCGAGGTCAACGCGGCTCTCAACGACATGAAGGAGGACGGCACGCTGCTGAAGATCCTCACCGATTTCGGTCTGTCGGAGGACTACTTCGTCGGTGTCGAGGACGGCAAGACCCAGAACGTCAAGTAA